The window AGTAGGACAGGTGCCCCTGGATTCTGTACTGTCTGGGCTCTGCGGTAGATCCCTGGACATGGTCCTTTTCAGGCTGTGACTtctccctgggtggcacagcaagTTGAGTACTGCCACCTCAGTTCTTCACTCTAGCAACTAATGTGGGGAGCTGGATGACAATGGAGAGAGTCTCAGGGTCCCAGTGTCTTCACCCTTCCTCCCCAGTGGTGTTTTACACCACTAGCCTGTACTGACCTGAGCTGGGGGCAAGTGTGTTGGGAAGAAGCTAGTTAGGAAGTGACAATGACTCAAAGAGCCCATAGTCCTCTGGGAAGAAAGGAGATTGGTTAATATGGCCCAAATTTGGGCTAGGGAAACTACTGGTTAAGTTATGGCAGATAACCAGGGCAGTAGGCCAGGGGTATCCTCTGCCCTTTTGTCCTAGGGACCCTGAATGCCTAAGTGGCCTCAATCAGATGAGAGGTAAGTCCTAAGCATCTTATAGACAGGGATGTTGGCTTTGTCCTACCGCAGCTTGATGATCTAGGAGACCAGCGTGTGATTGCTTTATCAATTCACTGCTGTTCAGTGAGATTGAAGGCTGTTCTAGACTGGGGCCTTGTCTCTTCCTCTGATGGTACCCTAATGACACTGTGTGGATTAAGTATGCAGGGTGACCAGAGAACCTACTGGAAATGGATcatcatttctctcattttctagtCTCCACCTTTATAACCTCATGCCCTGGATTTATTACCAGCTCTTGGCAATGGAGgaaccaagagagagagagagagatgttgtCCATTAGAACATTCAAAACCCCATGTAGAGTCATCTGGCATTTTCTTGGACATAAATTCCAGGAGAATCTAGGCCAGAGAGGTGAACTGAAGCCTGTGAGATAATTTATCTTTATTGTCTCAGTCGCAGAACATTTTCTACACAACACAAAGGATAACTGGGATAGTAATGGGACATGTAGGGAAGGGAAACCAAACttggaaattcttttaaaaggagTCAAGAGGTTAAGGACCCAATTTGAGGAGACTGCAACCTTGAGACAGTGGACAATCAGTTAAATAAGGTGGAGCAACAGAGCAatgaggaggagggcagggtgaggAACCCCTAAGAACCAGATAGTTTCAGGTCTCAGAGGAGTACCTGAACCTATTCAGTCTGTAACCAGCAAGCCTCTGTAGAAGGACAGGCTGCAGGCCCTGCCAGGAGCCTCCCACTTAGGCTACGACTTCCTTCAAAGCAGCCCCCAACTCTGGGAAGGAATACCGGTAGCCAGAGGCGAGTGTCTTCCGTGGGACCACCTTCTGGCCCTCCAGCAGCATGATGGCACGCTCTCGCCCAAAGACAGCTTGTACCACCATGCCGGGGAGAGGAATGAAGGCTGGGCAGCCCAGGGCGGCACCCAAGGCCTTGGCAAACTCAGCATTTGTAGTGGTGGGGGCTGGAGCCACTCCATTCAGGACCCCTTGCACGTGGCTTGCTTCAAGTGCATGGACCAGGATTCCTGCCAGGTCCCGGATGTGAATCCAGGGGAAGAACTGGTGGCCCGAGCCGATGGGGCCCCCTAGGCCCAGGCGGAAGGGCAGCAGCATGTGATGGATGGCACCACCCCCACGGCCCAGCACAACCCCTAGAGCAGGCAAGAGGGAGGATGCAGGAGGCTCCT of the Canis lupus baileyi chromosome 9, mCanLup2.hap1, whole genome shotgun sequence genome contains:
- the SDR39U1 gene encoding epimerase family protein SDR39U1 isoform X3, whose product is MPKTWNETFQKEVLSSRLETTQILARAINKAPQPPQAWVLVTGVAYYQPSLTAEYDEDSPGGDFDFFSNLVTKWEAAAKLPGESTRQVVVRSGVVLGRGGGAIHHMLLPFRLGLGGPIGSGHQFFPWIHIRDLAGILVHALEASHVQGVLNGVAPAPTTTNAEFAKALGAALGCPAFIPLPGMVVQAVFGRERAIMLLEGQKVVPRKTLASGYRYSFPELGAALKEVVA